A segment of the Lycium barbarum isolate Lr01 chromosome 7, ASM1917538v2, whole genome shotgun sequence genome:
TTAAGGAAATAAAAATACTCAAAGGAATAATATAAGCACAAGCGGAAGACTCAACAATGGCTTTATATAAAAGAAATTTATCAAAGAGAGAAGGTAGGAGACTttacttaataactcaaaactcttGAATCTCACTACAATAAAATATGTGACATAGCATCCCTATTTATAAGACTAGAAAACCAACATACACTAGGATTAAAAAACTCATTCCAATATGAACTAGACAAATAAATCCTAACTAAGTATGAATTAAATAAATACCAAATACCAATcctaaacaactttggagtaGAAATCTTGGTTTAATTCCAACATAGCCTCCCTTAAACCAAGATTTTCAAACTTGAGCGTGCCCTTAACAGTATCATATCTTGTAAAAGTCGACCACCTCAGACTCTCGAACAATTTCCTGAAGTACGTAGCATCGACAAACTTGCGAGTGCCATCTTTAGTCAACTTCAGTTTCTCTTCAACAAGATTCAAAGTTAATTTCACTTTCTCCATCTTCAAAATATCATGAGAAtatttgttcttctttttgtATCCTTCAATAACTCGTCTTGATTTAAAATCATCTGCTTCTTCATTTGATTTGTGCTTGGTCTTGCGTGCCCATCCGACTCTAGTTGACCTTTCAATAGGTGGTAGAGCAGTATCATCAACAAATAATTTTTCTTCAAGCTCCTCAAAATATACAATCTCAGATAATGGTTCAAAATTGATTGCGTCTTCAATATCCAAAATCATGCACGACAATTGTGGATCTGGACCCTTAATTATTTTTGCTTCAATTTTGGGCAGATCATTAAAAACTTGCTCTTGATGTACTCTTTTGCTTGTTTCATCACCAGATTCATCTTCAATACCTTCAAATAATTTTTCTTGTGTGATAATGGTGGGTGCTTCTATTCCTTTTTCAATCGCCCCACCTTGTATAGACCAATCATGTCTATTACATATCTCATTACTTAAAACACTAGTAGCCTCTACCGAAAGAGCATCAGTCCCAATCAAATTATCCTTTTTAGCTATCCTAGAAATCATTGATAAATCAATTTGACCATTTTTGAACTCTGCATTGCAATCAAAGACATCTATACCACAACAAAAATTACCTCTACCTTCTCCTCTTTTCTCTATAATTTCTGAATTCTGGCCTTCTTCATTTATTTCTGCCAAATTCGATGACTCTTCTTTATCTTTTGGTTCATCCTTTGTTTGCAATGCCTCATCCACTATCTCATATGTTTGCTGATTCAATGACATCTTATATGCCACCAATTCATCTTCTAGATCATCAACTCTCAACGTATTAAGATCCTGGTTTGCCTCAATATCTATTTTCTTAATGTGAAATTCTAATATTAAAGACTGCAATATCTTCTCAACAACTTTAACATCTTCCAATACTTCTCCATTGTCCTTCATATCATTAACTATTTTTATAATTCTTGTAAAAAATTCTTTGACAGATTCTGTTGGTTTCATCTAGGCCAACTTATACTGTCTCCAAAGCTCTTGAAGTTTCTCTCTCTTCACATCTGCAGCACGCCTATATGATTTCACCAATATTGTCCAAGCTTCTTTTGCTGATTTTGCATGCAAATATTTGTTATATACATGCAATCGGACTTTGCTATTGAGGTAGTAGAATGCCTTATAATTCAATTGCATATTTTTCTCCAATTGTGTAGCTGCTTCACCAGTCAATGCTGTGCCTTCTGGGGTTTCCACGAACCCTTCATCAATAATGGACCATAGTCCAACAACATTGAAGAAATTCTTCATCTGTTGATACCAACtctcaaaattatttttccaTCAAACACAAAAACAGGACAATTCGGTAAATATGAaatattcatattcttttataatGTCAGATCTCACACGAGGCTTTGATTGGATCTCACACATGCTCTGATCGGATCTCTCACAAGCTCTGACACCAAtttgaaggaaataaaaatacTCAAAGGAATAATATAAGCATAAGCGGAAGACTCAACAATGGTTATATAAAAGAAATTTATCAAACTAAAGAGAGAAGGTAGGAGACTTTACTTAGTAACTCAAAACTCTTGAATCTCACTACAATAAAATATGTGACATagcatccctatttataatactaGAAAACCAACATACACTAGGATTAAAAAACCCATTCCAATATGAACTAGACAAATAAATCCTAGCTAAGTATGATTTAAATAAATACCAAATACCAATCCAAACAACTTTGGAGTAGAAATCTTGGTTTAATTCCAACAATATTCTACAATACGAAACAAAATAAAACGTTACCATTTAGGATTAACCATGATTAATTACGTCTCTTGCACCAGCactattaaaaaaattagaaattagTGACGGATAACTTTTGTCACCAAATAATAAAAATTCATCGTGAATCCAATTTACCCAACTAATTAGTGACgaattatccaaaaaaaaaattagtgacgAATtatccaacattacataagtaagttccaacgtaacataagtaaatactcctataattcaaaagaaagggaaaatataagtctataaccacattcacaacgaaattatactttaataacgtcactcattatatgtcaagttcgttaatgactcattctttctaatattaagagatgtagtttcaaaaattagaataataatactGTTATGcgaaatgaataaaataaaataaaataaaaaaatacgagcaattacatggaactacaagaagtaaaggttggaaatgagaagaaaggaaatgaaatataaataatataaaaagaaaaatatattttaaaaaataaaaataattaaaaagtaaaaataaaaaataaattaattaatagaaataaaaaaataaattagaaaagcaaagaaattaaaataaaataaaaaagaaaataaataaaataaaataaaaaagaaataaactaaaaaataactctgtaattacagggtgtaattacacccaattcttagccccccttgagaattggagagtgtaattacaccctgtcaattacaccctgtcaattacacccaattcccacctaactgtgtaattacctggtcaaacaaacaggtcaaactgtgtaattacacccaattccaattacctgggtggctttccaaacaggccctaaatctACTTTTTTGAAATTGTTATAAATTTGGTAGTTTGGGCTTTGAACGAATTGTATTTGAAAAAGTCTTGAATGTATTATCATTGTTAATTCCCCACCCTCTTTTGTGATATAAGTTATGTACAAAATAATTTGGAAATAAAGATACTAAACTTTCcaatgtgtaataaactttaacTATTGGAATTTAGTATTCGATCGCTCTATCTTTTATTTTATATTCACATTGAATATTGGAATCTAAAAGAAAATGTTTGGAAAAAAGAGTAAAACGTTAAATTTCATACCAAAAAGTTTTTCATTACCAGACAAATTCATATAAGAAACATACGGTTTGGAAAAAAACATCACAATCTAAGCCCATGACATGTATTGTCTGCTTTGACCAACATAGCTATAAGCCATTATCTTTGACCCGCCCTCAATCATTggcattagatttttttttttgaggtattTAATACTCTTTAGAAAtggttgttttttctttcttttttctcctaCATATTTACAAACGTTGAATACCAGTTTCAGTTGCTTGATGTCAATGGGATACCAACAAGACCAAATGTCACTAATACAACTAACTTTATTCCCAGAATAGTAAACTATCATCAAATAGAATAGGACCCATTAACAGATTACTCCAtttctttcgttttttttttaataattaaaataGACTAAAACCTGAATCAGAAGAAACCTGTCTAAATAGGAAGCTGATTAATCATGTAAATGAATTTAATCACTGCTTAATTGCTTATGTTTGATAATGGCATATGATTACCGACATGAATTTATGATACATTTGATACCACCTAAGAAAATTGATTTCTCCATCAGAAAAATAATAAACAAATTTTCTTTTGGCTAATCGATTGAGTACTCTGCTTCTGTGTTAAGTagagatttggaaaaaaaaaataacaatgtTTTAGCTGTCTCAATTGTCTTTTTTTCATCATTGAAGATCTACTCTCATGATAGTTATAATCTTCAAATATCTCACATGCAAATACGTTActtatataaattttttaaaagagaaaatgATAGTAGATAATACTCCTTTCGTCTCATTTTATGTGATATATTTGCGGAGATGAATTCAAGATCTAAATGTTGCGCTCTATCTTTTATTTTATATACACATTGAAAATGGGAATCTAAAAGAAAATGTTTCATTTTGATAATACATAAGTTTGATGCATTCAACGGTGGGTACATGAATTTATGCGGCAGTTATTAAACACCTTTAGATGCTTTAACTAATGATTATGTTAGATTATGTAAtattatttagtcaaatatattttgtaatcttctatcttaggatagcatatgttagaattatttagtcaaattagtGCATAATTTGTAAcctacaattatgttgtaaatcatgtatatcaacccattcaagggaacagaataatcaaggaaaacattctcttacatggtatcagactaggttctCCTAAACACCCTAGCATCCTAAAACCCTAACCCTTGGCCGCCGACCTCcccttgccccccccccccccccccatattcGTTTTCCTCTCCTTCGGCTATTCCCCCTCCTCTTCTCCATGGCTGACACCTCCAAGTTGCATCCTGCGACTACCGTCACCAATatcatcaaatcatgcattcctaTTGTGCTTGACTACGAAGGAAGCCAATACAATAACTGGGCTACCCTCTTCAAGCTCCATTGTCGCGCAAACTTGGTCATTGACCACATCCTACCTCCTGCCTCCCCCACCGTGCCACCACCGGTAACTGCAGCCGAAAAACTTGCTGCTAAGGCCCTATGGGAACGGCTAGATGACATTGTTCGGCAATGGATATATGGTACAATATCGAATGATCTTCTCAACACGATCATTCATCAAGAGGACACCGCAGCCGAAGCTTGGGACCGTCTTGTTCATCTCTTTCAGGACAAAAAAATCGGCTAGGGCTCTTGCTCTTGATGCAAAATTCACCAACACAAAATTGGTGGATTTTCCGAATGTGAAAGCATACTGCACCAGGCTGAAAGTTCTTGTAGACAATCTCACCAACGTCGGTCACAAAGTTTTCGACGAACGACTTGTGCTTCGTCTTCTGCGAGGGTTGTCGGAGGAATATAAAACTTTTCGCCCGACGGTGCAGCACCATACTCCTCTCCCATCTTTTGACGTTGTCCGGTCGATGCTTGAGCTTGAGGAAGATAGCCATGCCGAGGACGCCATTCACGACTCCGACTCGAATGCTGCTCTTGTTTCCCACAATGTTACTCCTCAGAATTTCTCAGGAAATGGACAGCCCAATAACTCTGCAAATAACTTCAACAATCGTGGGAATTCACAGAATCGTGGAAAGAAAAATAACCGCGGTCGCAGCGGCGGCAACCGCAACAACCGCGGTGGCAGCGGCAATGGACAAAGCAGCGGTGGGGGCAGCCGCACCAATGCACAGGCATACCAGCCTGCCGCGTCACAGTAGCAGGGACCCACTGCCCCGTCATGGTATTTTCCACCGTGGGCAGCTTGGGGCAACAGCCGTGGGCCACTCCACCGTGCCCGTACCCCACGGCTGGGTGGCAGCAGCCCCACGGCTGGCAGCAGTCGCGTCCAGCTCCTTCGCAGCAGGGAGTTCTTGGTCCTCGCCCTCCACAGTCGTTTCACTCGTCAGCCTCGTCATCACATAGTGGGTATGCGCCCACAGATATTGATCAAGCTATGCACACAATGTCGTTGAATCTGCCCGATGACaagaattggtacatggacaccggagccacaTCTCATATGACCAACTCCCAAGGTACTCTCTCGCCTTATTATCAATTGAGCAAAAataatggcattgttgttggtaatggtaacatgattccaattcgtggttatggtcatacatcccttcAAGAAAATCCCTCTTTAAAACTGAAAAATGTCTTACATGcacctaaactcatcaaaaaccttatttccgttcgtaaatttactatcgataatatggtttctgttgaatttgatccttttggtttttatgtgaaggatttacggacggggagcaaactcatgagatgtgagagttcaggtgatctttatccattcttcAAAAATTTTCGAGCCATGTCGTCTTCCGCACCATCTGCTTTTAGTGTCATATCTCCTCATATATGGCACTCCCGTTTAGGTCATCCAGGGGATGTTATTCTTAGTTCTTTAcgtagtagtaatttgattgaatgtaataaggctcgaaacaatgtttgtcattcttgccctctggggaaattaattaaattgcctttttatgactctctttcaactactactatgccctttgacattgttcacagtgatttatggacttcacctGTTCTTAGCTCTTCAAGTCAcaaatattatgttttatttcttgacaattacactaattttctttggacttttcccatcaaaacaaagtcccaagtttatAATTGCTTCTTGTCTTTCCGGACTTTCATTCGCACtcagtttgaaaaagaaatcaaaacctTTCAATGTGACAACGGGCGTGAATTTGACAATGGTCCTTTTCATAAGTTTTGTGAACAAAACGGGATGCTTTTCCGCTTTTCTTGTCCCCACACTTCCCCCCAAAATGGTAAGGCGAAACGGAAAATTAAATCCATCAATAATATTGTTCGTACACTCCTTGCCCATGCATCTATGCCCCCCTCCTATTGGCATCACGCCTTGGCCATGGCAACGTACCTCAACAATATTCTCCCTTCTAAACTCTTAGCATATAAGACACCCACTCACATTCTTTATCAAAAGAATCCATCCtactctcatctccgagtctttggctGTCTATGCCTTCCTCTCTTTCCctccacacaaattcataagttgcGGTCTAGGTCCACTCCGTGTGTCTTCCTAGGATATCCTTCCAATCATCGGGGGTACAAATGCTATGACTTAGCGAGCCGAAAAATAATCATAGCCCAGCATGTGTGGTTTGATGAAAATTCCtttccattttcacaaataaatactcCATCTCCTACCTCATATGAATTTTTGGATGATGATAATTCCCCATTGAGAATTCAATTGTTGCATGACCAGGCCACTGCTCCGCCAATACAGCCCCCTCCCTCTCGTACAACCCACCACCCGAGCCTCCCCACCTCCTCTCCTTCATCGTCGACTGCCCAGCAGTCCACCTCCACTGCCCCAGCTGCCCGCCAGCCTCTTCAGCCCACTGCCACGGCCCCCACGGCAGTCCCCCCACTGCCAACCCTCCCTCTCCCACGCTGCCCCACCACGGCAGCAGCACCCTCCCTGCCAGCACCCACCCGTTCATCACATGACTACACGTAGTCAACATGGTATTTTTAAGCCGAActtgaaataccataatcaagccttAAGTGTCACCAACAATTCCATCTCCCCCATTCCTCGGAATCCCGTTGGTGCCCttaatgacccgaattggaaaaatgctatgcaagatgaatataatgctcatATTGATAGAAAGACTTGAGAGTTGGTCCCTCGTCCTCCAAATGCTAATATTATTCGGTCTTTATGGATTTTtcggcataaaaagaaatctgatggttcttttgagaggcataaagcccgtcttgtaggtgatggcaggtctcaacgggaaggtgttgattgtgacgagactttcagtccggtggtcaatccggcaactatccgtgtggttcttactattgctttatctcactcttggcccattcaccaacttgatgtaaagaatgctttcttacacggCAACTTGAATGAGACCGTCTATATGTATCAGCCTCTGGGATTCCGGGATCCGGCTCATCCTGATCATGTCTGTCTCTTACGTAAGTCTCTTTATGGTTTGAAGCAGGCACCACAGGCTTGGTATCAGCGTTTTGCTGAGTATGTGGCAACCATTGGTTTCTCGCATAGTACATCTGACAACTCTCTCTTCACTTATTGTCATGGAAATGATATTGCTTACattttgttatatgtggatgatattattctaactacatcttcagactctctcagactcggtattatgtccaagttagctatgaaatttgcaatgaaagacttgggtccgttgagctattttttggggATTGCTGTCTCCTGGGACAAAAATAGTCTCTTTATGTCTCAGAGTTCTTATGCAGAGGATATTCTTGACAGAGCAGGCATGTCACAGTGTAAGCCTTGCCCCACTCCGGTTGACACAAAGGGCAAACTCAGCGCTTCTTCAAGCGCCCCGTATGAGGATCCTACGAAGTATCGTCGTCTGGCCGGTGCTTTGCAATACTTGACATTCACTCGGCCGGACATATCATACGCCGTTCAACAGGTTTGCTTGTTTATGCATAACCCTAAAGTCCAgcatatggaagcattaaaacgCATCTTGCGTTACATTCGAGGTACGATTGACTTTGGCACACATTTATACAAATCCTCTCTACAGTCACTACTATCATATACAGATGCTGATTGGGGAGGATGTCCAGACACTCGACGCTCCACAACGGGTTATTGTGTCTAtcttggggataacttgatttcttggtcttccaagcgccaacctactctatcCAGGTCAAGTGCTGAAGCAGAATAcagaggggttgctaatgttgtctctgaatcttgttggattcgtaatcttttgcttgaactcaattgtcctattcgtaaagcaactttggtctattgtgaTAATGTGAGTGCCATTTACTTGTTTGGAAATCCGGTACAACATCAacgtaccaagcatattgaaatggatactttgttcgtgaaaaggttagaCGTGGCGAAGTTCGTGTCCTACATGTTccgtcccgttatcagattgctgacatcttcaccaaaggtcttccgcgcgtactATTTGATGATTTTCGGGACAGCTTAACCGTTCATAAACCTCCCGCTTCAACTGCGGAGGTGTGTTAGATTATGTAATATTATTTAGtgaaatatattttgtaatcttctattttaggatagcatatgttagaattatttagtcaaattagttcctaatttgtagcctacaattatgttgtaaatcatgtatatcaacccATTCAAGGGAACAGAATAATCAAGGAAAACATTCTCTTACAGATTATTCACCTACCCTTTTCCCACTATTCCATACTAAGATCTTAATAACGAAAAATAAATAGATGTAAAATGAATTGTAAAGGACAATTCATATTTTGTTTAACTCTTCGTTATTCAAATTTTGCTACCTCGCCTAATTCTGATTCAATAAGTCATCGAAAAAGAGTAAAACGTTAAATTTCATACCAAAAAGTTTTTCATTACCAGACAAATTCATATAAGAAACATACGGTTTGGAAAAAACCGTCATAATCTAAGCCCATGACATGTATTATCTGCTTTGACCAACTTAACTATAAGCCATTATCTTTGACCCGCCGTCAATCATTggcattagatttttttttttgaggtattTAATACTCtttagaaatgttttttttttctttttctcataCATATTTACAAACGTTGAATACCAGTTTCAGTTGCTTGATGTCAATGGGATACCAACAAGACCAAATGTCACTAATACAACTAACTTTATTCCCAGAATAGTAAACTATCATCAAATAGAATAGGACCCATTAACAAATTACTCCAtttctttcgttttttttttaataattaaaataGACTAAAACCTGAATCAGAAGAAACCTGTCTAAATAGGAATCTGATTAATCATGTAAATGAATTTAATCACTGCTTAATTGCTTATGTTTGATAATGGCATATGATTACCGACATGAATTTATGATACATTTGATACCACCTAAGAAAATTGATTTCTCCATcagaaaaataataaacaatttttctTTTGGCTAATCGATTGAGTACTCTGCTTCTGTGTTAAGTagagatttggaaaaaaaaaataacaatgtTTTAGCTGTCTCAATTGTCTTTTTTTCATCATTGAAGATCTACTCTCATGATAGTTATAATCTTCAAATATCTCACATGCAAAACGTTActtatataaattttttaaaagagaaaatgATTGTTTAAATTGTTGAAGCAAGCGTGATGCCTACCCCTTTTTGGTGAAGTTGAAGTAGACTCAAATTATATTAATAGTAGATAATACTCCTTTCGTCTCATTTTATGTGATATATTTGCGGAGATGAATTCAAGATCTAAATGTTGTGAGCCTGAGATCGCAATTCAACCCCGATTCAGTTGGTTTGTTGAGCTCGAAATAAATTGTTTATGCTTATTTAGTGAATTTTTTAAAAACACTTACAAGGTTAGTGATCTTAGAATTGTTATTTCACATTGGATAAGACATAAAAATAATATCACCATTATAATATAAACAACCTCAAAATTACTAATTTCATAGTAACAAAATCAACCAAACGTGGGAAATAATCTCGTATTTTATTCATGAATTATTATCTCATATTCTTTCAAACCAAAGTCCTCGTCTCTTTTCTATCATTTTATCAGTGAAAATATTTCACCCCATTTCGATAATTGATGGTTGTGGGATAAAATAACAGTACCTAGTATGATGGGATATTCAGAATTAATTTTGAGACTAAATTTATACTTTGTTTAGTTGAAAGTATAAATTTATCTcaggattattttataccttcgACCAAactgttgggtgtgcgaacaaagtatcacattggtagctggaaaaaaaaaggagctacttataagaagttgaatactcttaatgatgtgaggccttttggggaaaaacCGTGCGgacttggcccaaagcggacaatatcatatcatgttaacagtatctttggaccgtttaGCCCAACACAAACAAAGTATAAATCTCTTCTGAGACTTACACATGGATATCACATCACACCTTATCTCATGAACCAAAACGACCCCTATATTCCTTTTCATGAAAATTAAATTGTGCAAATATTGCAAGAGTAAATTGTTTTTgttataatatataaatatataaattgcTGAATTCCTTTAATATAACAAAAAAGTCTAATGAAACACCAAAAGAgttcaaaaattaatttagatCATACATTTAAATTAAGAATATAATATTCTATTTTAAAATTCTCTTGTATAAATTCCTAACGAAGCAGGTATGAATTCTTGCTGATATGATTGATTCACACGATGAAAGAGAAATCATTTCACAACAAGTTAAGGAAATTATTGAAAAACTTAAACCTTGACCCCTTTAATTAGTATACTAGAGTTTTTCATGTATTCTTAATTAgtgaaaaaaaatattattccgAGACTCAATTGGTGACAAACTTGTCTTGAATAGTGGACGCCCTAATTAATGCCATTTAGGGTCGCTTgggaaaaaaaagataaagaagaGTCGAACTCTCTCCCTAACTATTGCCTTTATCTGTTGAATGACAAAATCTCTATGTACACTCTGCCCTTTGAAAATTTTCCCATTTCTAGCTTGCCATATATGGTATAACACAACTCCATCTCCAACAACTACTGTTTCTCGTTTAAACTTACTCCATCTCATCTGCTTGAATTGTTGTAGAGTTAGCTGGACACTCCCCAACTGGGCGGATCCACCCTTTCGGGTGGGGGTGGCATGGCACCCCCTAgattaataaattttttatatacttatgttgtgATTTgtttaaattaggttaaatatttaaTCCTGCCACCCTCAGtcgtaaattagacaaaggtgtcacgactagtagacacaagtttgaatctatcttgaacatttcctgactcccgtttttctttgtgctttttacttcctttgtaccagttattcccttttcggctctcccaattttctatttatttttttattatttatattgtctttcctcttttctattattttatctatgatctctagcgagaacacacaaatagaaacttcaaaatctcttaaattaagcatttctcttaatctcaaatctatGAGTATTTAAATCAAAAAACTTGGCtttcaatgggaattttggattgagatcaaaattcagtttttttttttataatttcttttgtttattactccctccgtccatgtttacttgtctatatttgagtTGGGACACCCtgaataagcaataaataaaatgagaaatgaattagagtacttaataataagggtaaaataggtataaaatggtaaattatgtcttggtttttaaaactatataacttacaagtaaaagtgaacatatatttttagtataatggacaaataaaatggacggagggagtgtattataaaaatttatgctattctataattgtaaattcaatttaaaattctataattgttaaattcaatttaaatcactttactgcTTAAGTTGTGATGAAAATTTCGTAAGCACTTCTTAGAAAAAACATGATATTTATGATTcatttttgagaacttgtagtttatctaattctacatttacttatggggtgtatttacctattgaagaatttttctattatttttcttattttgattggtgtaattcccttattgaagatgttattttattgtgcaaattcattttttaatatacataagagatgcaagtcccttAGTGAAAATGTTAATTTTACTTCTATTGTTAATAGGTGTGATTtcttgtttaagatgctaattatatTCGTTTCtcgatttttgagatgtaattttcatatttgcaaatagaAAAAAGCCTATTAAATTGACCCGAATAAACAAAAAAGAGATGGACCCCACCCAAATACACGTTCCTAAtaagatgtacattgaagaaaattatggcacccgccaccttcaaatcctagatccgcctacTGCACCTTGATCCCCAACCAATCTTGTATTCAATCCCACAACTCTTTAGCCCATTCACAGTCCACAAATAGGTGTACTGAGTCTTCTTATTTATGCGCATCACACATCACAGCCAATGCCCAATCGACTCAACCTTGCTCTAGTTAGAAATCTCTACTGCATTGCCAGCCATACCAGCACTCTATTGTCATAGAATATTTGCCATTGCTTGTGAGACAGTACCTATCTTGTAAGTACCAATTGATCATGCTCAGTTTTATCTTGTGAAGTTGCTTCCAATACCAGCTACAGTCTTGCTTTGGGACATGATTCCAAAAATCTACCTCATCCTTCATATAAATACTATGCATCCATCTTACCCACAGTTGCTCCTTGCTATGCATAGATTGCCAGATTAATTTCTCTACAGATGCAATGTTCCACAATCTGC
Coding sequences within it:
- the LOC132601198 gene encoding 5'-3' exoribonuclease 2-like, whose product is MADTSKLHPATTVTNIIKSCIPIVLDYEGSQYNNWATLFKLHCRANLVIDHILPPASPTVPPPVTAAEKLAAKALWERLDDIVRTKKSARALALDAKFTNTKLVDFPNVKAYCTRLKVLVDNLTNVGHKVFDERLVLRLLRGLSEEYKTFRPTVQHHTPLPSFDVVRSMLELEEDSHAEDAIHDSDSNAALVSHNVTPQNFSGNGQPNNSANNFNNRGNSQNRGKKNNRGRSGGNRNNRGGSGNGQSSGGGSRTNAQAYQPAASQ